In a single window of the Maniola jurtina chromosome 4, ilManJurt1.1, whole genome shotgun sequence genome:
- the LOC123864729 gene encoding lipase 3-like: MITKILTILCFLQFTNSIPASQRNKLISHALTKNRPVKKPLYIEDTYLNFTELATKYGYPSEQHTVTTEDGYLLTVFRILPKCPLAQQFPVILGHGVIDSSDTWILTGPKTALGYILSNNCYDVWAVNYRGNIYSRKHLRLDPDKDRAYWEFSFDENGNYDLPAVINYVLSATKKLKVYYVGHSQGSTNFFVMGSLRPDYNEKVRLSVQLAPVAWMKNIKSPVPKIITRQSKEIRTILEEVGFNELFAKHQITHFLSELLCQIAPNELCGTILAFSTGYELGSITSLNLAIAVGHTFVGVSAKTLAHFAQSIDSGQFRRYDEGKFENIRKYGSAKPPRYDVSRITSPIVLMSAKNDWLTPVEDLDILISRLPNLIENYIIPEPSWSHNNLVWGVNATELVFKKILDYFQIFNT, encoded by the coding sequence ATGATAACGAAGATTCTAACGATTTTATGTTTTCTTCAATTTACAAATTCGATACCGGCAAGTCAGcggaataaattaatttctcACGCATTAACCAAAAATAGACCTGTCAAAAAACCTTTATATATCGAGGATACGTACTTGAATTTCACAGAGTTAGCCACAAAATATGGATATCCGTCAGAACAACATACTGTGACAACAGAGGATGGATATTTGCTAACTGTTTTCAGAATACTCCCCAAATGTCCACTCGCACAACAGTTTCCCGTAATACTCGGCCATGGCGTCATCGACAGTTCAGATACATGGATCTTGACGGGACCAAAGACAGCTCTGGGATATATTTTGTCTAACAATTGCTACGACGTATGGGCAGTCAACTACAGAGGAAATATATATTCTCGCAAGCATTTACGACTGGATCCAGATAAAGATCGAGCATATTGGGAGTTCTCATTTGATGAAAATGGTAATTATGATTTGCCAGCTGTGATAAACTATGTGTTAAGTGCTACTAAAAAGTTGAAAGTATATTATGTAGGACATTCGCAAGGATCCACCAACTTTTTTGTCATGGGATCGTTAAGACCCGACTATAATGAAAAAGTACGGCTATCAGTCCAATTAGCACCAGTTGCTTGGATGAAGAATATAAAGAGTCCTGTCCCAAAAATAATAACGCGACAATCCAAAGAAATAAGAACTATTCTTGAAGAGGTGGGGTTCAATGAACTTTTCGCTAAACATCAAATCACGCATTTTCTGTCGGAACTTTTATGTCAAATAGCCCCCAATGAATTGTGTGGTACAATATTAGCCTTCTCAACTGGCTACGAGCTAGGAAGCATAACGTCATTAAATTTAGCAATCGCTGTCGGACATACATTCGTTGGTGTTTCCGCAAAAACTCTAGCCCATTTTGCGCAATCCATTGATTCTGGGCAATTCCGACGTTATGATGAAggaaaatttgaaaatattCGAAAATATGGTTCAGCAAAGCCTCCAAGATATGACGTATCTCGCATTACCTCTCCCATAGTACTAATGAGTGCTAAAAATGATTGGTTAACACCTGTAGAAGACTTAGATATTTTGATTTCAAGACTGccaaatttaattgaaaattatattataccgGAACCTAGTTGGAGTCACAACAATCTTGTTTGGGGAGTCAATGCAACAGAACTGGTATTCAAGAAAATTTTAGATTATTTCCAAATATtcaatacttaa
- the LOC123864228 gene encoding protein obstructor-E isoform X2, translating to MNSRCLLVLAAALGVALAEENFKCPDDYGFYPHHISCDKYWKCDNGVAELKTCGNGLAFDASDSKYLTENCDYLHNVECGERTQLEPPIGTPHCARLYGIFADDTKCDVFWNCWNGEASRYQCSPGLAYDREARVCMWADQVPECRTEEVANGFSCANPGEIANAGSFSRHAHPEDCRKYYICLEGVAREYGCPIGTVFKIGDADGTGNCEEPEDVPGCEDYYGDVDLKALKKLGF from the exons ATGAATTCACGGTGTTTATTAGTGCTAGCAGCCGCCCTCGGCGTGG CGCTCGCCGAAGAAAACTTCAAATGCCCAGACGACTACGGCTTCTACCCACACCACATTTCTTGCGACAAATACTGGAAATGTGACAACGGAGTCGCCGAACTGAAGACCTGCGGCAATGGACTCGCCTTCGACGCCTCTGACTCAAAATACTTGACTGAGAACTGCGACTACCTCCACAATGTTGAGTGCGGTGAAAGAACACAACTTG AGCCCCCAATCGGAACTCCCCACTGCGCGAGATTGTACGGTATCTTCGCTGATGATACCAAGTGCGATGTCTTCTGGAACTGCTGGAACGGAGAAGCTTCCCGCTACCAGTGCAGCCCTGGTCTTGCCTACGACAGAGAAGCTCGCGTGTGCATGTGGGCTGACCAGGTCCCTGAGTGCAGAACCGAGG AAGTAGCCAATGGTTTCTCTTGTGCGAACCCCGGAGAGATCGCCAACGCTGGATCCTTCAGCCGTCACGCCCACCCCGAAGACTGCCGCAAATACTATATCTGCTTAGAAGGAGTAGCTCGTGAATACGGTTGCCCCATCGGAACCGTCTTCAAGATCGGAGACGCTGACGGCACTGGCAACTGCGAGGAACCCGAAGATGTTCCCGGATG CGAGGACTACTACGGTGACGTGGACCTAAAGGCACTCAAAAAGTTGGGATTCTGA
- the LOC123864228 gene encoding protein obstructor-E isoform X1: MNSRCLLVLAAALGVALAEENFKCPDDYGFYPHHISCDKYWKCDNGVAELKTCGNGLAFDASDSKYLTENCDYLHNVECGERTQLEPPIGTPHCARLYGIFADDTKCDVFWNCWNGEASRYQCSPGLAYDREARVCMWADQVPECRTEEVANGFSCANPGEIANAGSFSRHAHPEDCRKYYICLEGVAREYGCPIGTVFKIGDADGTGNCEEPEDVPGCEDYYGDLDLKAIRKSELLAGLQSNGQSRVVPPKQLKPRPQKEN; encoded by the exons ATGAATTCACGGTGTTTATTAGTGCTAGCAGCCGCCCTCGGCGTGG CGCTCGCCGAAGAAAACTTCAAATGCCCAGACGACTACGGCTTCTACCCACACCACATTTCTTGCGACAAATACTGGAAATGTGACAACGGAGTCGCCGAACTGAAGACCTGCGGCAATGGACTCGCCTTCGACGCCTCTGACTCAAAATACTTGACTGAGAACTGCGACTACCTCCACAATGTTGAGTGCGGTGAAAGAACACAACTTG AGCCCCCAATCGGAACTCCCCACTGCGCGAGATTGTACGGTATCTTCGCTGATGATACCAAGTGCGATGTCTTCTGGAACTGCTGGAACGGAGAAGCTTCCCGCTACCAGTGCAGCCCTGGTCTTGCCTACGACAGAGAAGCTCGCGTGTGCATGTGGGCTGACCAGGTCCCTGAGTGCAGAACCGAGG AAGTAGCCAATGGTTTCTCTTGTGCGAACCCCGGAGAGATCGCCAACGCTGGATCCTTCAGCCGTCACGCCCACCCCGAAGACTGCCGCAAATACTATATCTGCTTAGAAGGAGTAGCTCGTGAATACGGTTGCCCCATCGGAACCGTCTTCAAGATCGGAGACGCTGACGGCACTGGCAACTGCGAGGAACCCGAAGATGTTCCCGGATG TGAAGACTACTACGGAGACTTGGATCTGAAGGCTATCCGCAAGAGCGAGCTGCTCGCCGGGCTCCAGAGCAACGGCCAGTCCCGCGTCGTGCCGCCCAAGCAGCTCAAACCCCGACCccaaaaagaaaactaa